Proteins from one Toxotes jaculatrix isolate fToxJac2 chromosome 13, fToxJac2.pri, whole genome shotgun sequence genomic window:
- the LOC121191882 gene encoding zinc fingers and homeoboxes protein 1-like → MASRRKSTTPCMVPPLETVDSDQEMEDIADAAEPEDSNGVATVSSEVCDLSEERGEEAGVRQVSDHYLDLNMAEGGYECKYCSFQTSELNLFTMHVDTEHPDVVLNTSYVCMECDYHTKSYDTLLAHNARLHPGEDNFTRTMVKRNNETIFQQTVNDLTFDGSFVKVEDDEAEDTSRKGIALSKTPIMRIKSRPDPKKFAATHKMALDDVIKVESDDEDDENKEPPTLSPAPMTPAAVAPRLIPVSTPVQVQAVPQSIVVNSPNVLQIKGGSGGSAVLPPGTLAQVLSALQNQQNSSQTQTQLLIPISSIPTYNTAMDNNVLLVSAYNRFPYPSVSEIMGLSSQTKFSEEQIKVWFSAQRLKHGVSWTPEEVEEARRKKFNGTVQTVPQTITVIPANIAAATNGLQSIFQTCQIVGQPGLVLTQVASNGSTVPVASPITLTVAGVPGNQPKAAEPSTSESKTEMSASSAGMALSLDTAAAKPKKSKEQLAELKASYSRRQFATEAEISRLMQVTKLSKRAIKKWFSDTRYNQRNSKDHHGVPLSESSSSRAAVSGGGRVGRNSSGTLNESNDNTTTIVIDSSDDASDSSPTSANVPGSSGSTSDPRVKFRHAFPDFTPQKFKEKTPEQLLILEASFQKSDTPSDEELSRLRAETKLTRREVDAWFTERRKMPSAAQLKDGDVEGDAEKVKGAAGPSSSAQERQTTPPVGRKTMKKTPQQLHILKKAFVRTQWPTPEEYDQMAEESGLPRTYIVNWFGDTRYACKNSNLKWYYLYQSGKVDEALNGGAKSQKKSRKRFRGWSRRTRQPYPCKRSPQGGATAIKVKSGKAFLKDYYLRYRGLSEKDLDDLVTKSSMSYEQVRDWFSETARRVEEGKEPFSDEEVEGEDGEGEDEDEEEEEEATAEHGDSEGEMEVKEQGEEASDDDCHEEVEDREEDTEEVVDDETIQEESEGVSQSQPQAEEQT, encoded by the exons ATGGCAAGCAGGAGGAAATCCACCACCCCCTGCATGGTTCCTCCTCTGGAAACCGTCGACTCAGATCAGGAGATGGAGGACATCGCTGACGCGGCAGAACCAGAGGACAGTAACGGCGTGGCGACCGTCTCCTCTGAGGTTTGCGACCTGTCGGAGGAGCGAGGGGAGGAGGCCGGTGTCAGGCAGGTGTCAGACCActacctggacctgaacatggcaGAGGGAGGATACGAGTGCAAATACTGCAGCTTCCAGACGTCAGAGCTCAACCTGTTCACCATGCACGTGGACACGGAGCATCCAGACGTCGTCCTCAACACGTCCTACGTCTGCATGGAATGTGACTACCACACAAAGAG TTACGACACGCTGCTGGCCCACAACGCCCGCCTCCACCCGGGAGAGGACAACTTCACACGGACGATGGTGAAGCGAAACAACGAGACCATCTTCCAACAGACGGTCAACGACCTCACCTTCGACGGCAGTTTCGTCAAAGTGGAGGACGACGAGGCGGAGGACACGTCCCGCAAGGGCATTGCCCTCAGCAAGACGCCCATCATGAGGATAAAGAGCAGACCGGATCCCAAGAAGTTTGCTGCCACGCACAAAATGGCCCTTGATGACGTCATTAAAGTGGAAAGCGATGACGAGGACGACGAGAACAAGGAGCCGCCCACTCTGTCTCCCGCCCCGATGACCCCAGCCGCCGTTGCCCCTCGCCTCATCCCCGTCTCCACGCCGGTGCAGGTCCAGGCTGTCCCGCAGAGCATTGTGGTCAACAGCCCCAACGTGCTGCAGATTAAGGGCGGCTCCGGTGGCAGCGCTGTGCTGCCTCCAGGGACGCTGGCTCAGGTTCTGTCGGCCCTGCAGAACCAGCAGAACAGctctcagactcagactcagcttCTCATCCCCATCAGCAGCATCCCCACCTACAACACAGCCATGGACAACAACGTCCTGCTGGTCAGCGCCTACAACAG GTTCCCGTATCCCTCCGTGTCCGAGATCATGGGCTTGTCCTCACAGACCAAGTTCAGCGAGGAGCAGATTAAGGTCTGGTTTTCTGCTCAGAGGCTCAAACACGGAGTCAGCTGGACGCCGGAGGAG gtggaggaggcgAGGAGGAAGAAGTTCAATGGCACAGTGCAGACCGTCCCCCAGACCATCACCGTCATCCCCGCCAACATTGCCGCAGCCACCAACGGCCTGCAGTCCATCTTCCAGACGTGTCAGATCGTCGGACAGCCGGGCCTCGTCCTTACTCAGGTGGCCAGTAATGGCAGCACCGTGCCGGTCGCCTCACCCATCACCCTGACAGTCGCGGGTGTCCCCGGCAACCAGCCTAAAGCTGCAGAACCATCGACGTCAGAATCGAAGACCGAGATGTCGGCTTCCTCAGCCGGCATGGCGCTCAGTttggacacagcagcagcaaaaccGAAGAAGTCGAAGGAGCAGCTGGCGGAGCTGAAGGCCAGCTACAGCAGGAGGCAGTTCGCCACCGAGGCGGAGATATCTCGGCTCATGCAGGTCACCAAACTCTCCAAACGAGCAATAAAGAAGTGGTTCAGTGACACACGTTATAACCAGAGGAACTCAAAGGATCACCACGGCGTCCCGCTGAGCGAAAGCTCGTCCAGCAGAGCGGCGGTGTCAGGGGGCGGCAGAGTGGGAAGGAACAGCAGCGGAACCCTTAATGAGAGCAATGACAACACTACCACCATCGTCATTGACTCCAGCGACGACGCCAGCGACTCCTCTCCGACTTCTGCCAACGTCCCGGGGTCGTCTGGTTCAACCAGTGACCCCCGGGTCAAATTTCGCCACGCCTTTCCCGACTTTACGCCGCAGAAGTTCAAGGAAAAGACACCAGAGCAGCTGCTCATCCTGGAGGCCAGCTTTCAGAAATCAGACACGCCTTCGGACGAGGAACTGAGCCGGCTGCGAGCAGAGACGAAGCTGACGAGACGCGAGGTGGACGCTTGGTTCACCGAGAGGCGGAAAATGCCTTCAGCAGCACAGTTGAAAGATGGAGACGTCGAAGGGGATGCTGAGAAGGTGAAGGGAGCTGCTGGGCCTTCATCTTCGGCCCAGGAGAGGCAGACGACTCCTCCCGTTGGCAGGAAGACGATGAAGAAGACACCGCAGCAGCTTCACATCCTGAAGAAGGCGTTCGTCCGCACCCAGTGGCCCACGCCTGAGGAGTACGATCAGATGGCAGAGGAGAGCGGCCTGCCAAGGACGTACATTGTCAACTGGTTTGGAGACACACGCTACGCCTGCAAGAACAGCAACCTGAAGTGGTATTACCTCTATCAGAGTGGGAAG GTGGACGAGGCGCTGAACGGTGGAGCCAAGAGCCAAAAGAAGTCCAGGAAGCGTTTCCGGGGTTGGTCCAGGAGGACGCGTCAGCCGTATCCCTGCAAACGTTCCCCACAGGGGGGCGCCACTGCCATCAAg gttAAGTCCGGAAAGGCGTTTCTGAAGGACTACTACCTCAGATACCGAGGCCTGAGCGAGAAAGATCTGGATGATCTGGTGACAAAGTCCAGCATGAGCTACGAGCAGGTGAGGGACTGGTTCTCTGAGACCGCGAGGAGGGTGGAAGAGGGCAAGGAGCCCTTCAGCGacgaggaggtggagggagaggacggggagggggaggacgaggacgaggaggaggaagaggaggcgaCAGCAGAGCACGGAGACAgcgagggagagatggaggtgaAAGAACAAGGAGAAGAGGCCTCAGACGACGACTGCCAcgaggaggtggaggacagggaagaggacacagaggaggtggtggacgATGAGACGATCCAGGAGGAATCTGAAGgtgtcagccaatcacagcctcAGGCAGAGGAGCAGACATGA